The window AATGCACCGTTCCCAGCTCGTTCTTGCGTTGAAGTTGCTCGCCTGCCAAAAGACGTGAAAATTGAAATCGAAGCAATCGCAGTACGTAAATAACGATTAATTCGAGCCAAACACCCCATCCTTTGAGTGGGGTGTCTTTCATTACTGTCTACCTCCGATACAGAATAAATTCCCCGTCACAGTAGTCATTTTCATGCTTTGCGAATAAAGAAAATCACATCTCTTTTTTATTTAGATCACTGATATGAATACTAGCAACTGAAAAGATTTATTTCCTCTGCGCTTTTGATATTCATACAAATTATTTTTTTCCTTGTTTTAAATCAAATAGTGGTGATCTAAAAAAAAGCAAAATCCCATATATTGTGCTTTAATTACACAAGATGACACAACATATAGTATTTATTCACATTTTATCCACAGATTAGTACCCGTGATAAACATGGCGAATAGCTGAAGTCGCATTGTGGATAACTTAACAAGGAGAATGCCCGTGGGAACGGTTGTTATAAAAAGAGATGGTTGTCAGGTCGGTTTTGACCTTCCACGAATTCAAGAAGCCGTTAAACGTGCAGCGGCTGCTGTGAATGTTAAGGATGACGATTATTGTCTTCAGGTTGCTTCTGCTGTTACAGAGCAACTTTGCAGCCGTGACCGAGTGGATATCGCTGACATTCAAGATGCAGTTGAAAACCAGCTGATGGCCGGGCCTTATAAAGACTTAGCCCGTGCTTACATTGAATATCGCCACGATAGAGACAGCGAACGTGAAAAACGCAGCCAATTGACGCATGACATTCGTGGGTTAATCGAACAAAGTAACGTCTCTTTACTCAATGAAAATGCCAATAAAGACAGTAAAGTGATCCCGACACAGCGCGATTTACTCGCGGGTATTGTCGCTAAACACTATGCAAAACAACATATTTTGCCGAGAGATGTCGTTATTGCACACGAACGAGGCGAAATTCACTATCATGACCTCGACTATGCACCTTTTTTCCCGATGTTTAACTGTATGTTAATTGACCTTGAAGGTATGTTAACGAATGGTTTTAAAATGGGAAATGCAGAAATAGAGCCACCAAAGTCTATTTCAACGGCCACTGCCGTCACAGCACAAATTATCGCCCAAGTTGCTAGCCATATATATGGCGGTACGACAATTAACCGTATTGACGAAATCTTAGCGCCATATGTCGCAATCAGCTATGAAAAGCACCTAAAAGTCGCCAAAGAGTGGGGAATTGCAGATGCGGAAGGTTATGCACACAACCGTACAGATAAAGAGTGTTATGATGCTTTTCAATCCTTAGAGTATGAAGTCAATACACTTCACACCGCAAATGGCCAAACCCCTTTTGTGACCTTCGGTTTTGGCCTTGGAACGTCTAAAGAAGCGAGGCTCATTCAGCAATCAATTCTGAAAAATCGCATTGCCGGCCTTGGCAAAAACCGCAAAACAGCCGTTTTCCCGAAACTCGTATTTGCAATTAATGATGGCCTAAACCACAAATTAGGTGACCCTAATTACGACATCAAACAACTCGCTTTAGAGTGTGCGAGTAAGCGCATGTACCCTGATATTCTTAACTACGATCGCGTTGTTGATGTGACTGGGTCATTTAAAACACCTATGGGTTGCCGCAGCTTCCTTGGCGTCTATGAAGAAAATGGGCAACAAATTCATGATGGGCGCAACAATTTAGGCGTTATCAGCCTAAACTTGCCTCGCATTGCTATCGAAGCGCAAGGTAATGAAGATGCATTTTGGGCATTACTGGATGAACGTCTAGCAATTGCCAAAAAAGCCTTAATGACCCGCATTGCCCGTTTAGAAACCGTAAAAGCGCGCGTCGCGCCAATTTTGTATATGGAAGGCGCCTGCGGTGTTCGGTTAAAAGCTGACGATAACGTTGCTGAGATCTTTAAAAACGGACGTGCGTCTATTTCCTTAGGTTACATTGGGTTGCATGAAACCATCAATGCGCTTTTTGGCACACAGACTCATGTCTATGATGATGAAAAATTACGTAAAAAAGCGGTCGAGATTGTCAGCCGCTTACGCCAAGCCACTGATGAGTGGAAAGCCCAAACAGGCTACGGTTTCAGCTTATACAGCACACCAAGTGAAAACTTGTGTGACCGTTTTTGCCATATCGATACCGCTGAATTTGGGGTGATACAAGGTGTTACCGACAAAGGTTACTACACCAACAGCTTCCATTTAGATGTTGAAAAACAAGTCAATCCTTACGATAAAATTGATTTTGAAGCCTCTTATCCAGCTATCGCGAATGGTGGGTTTATCTGTTACGGCGAATATCCTAACTTACAACATAACGTTAGAGCCTTAGAGGACGTGTGGGACTACAGTTATCAACATGTGCCTTATTATGGGACTAACACTCCAATTGACGAGTGTTATGAATGCGGTTTCTCGGGTGAATTTTCTTGTACTAGCAAAGGCTTTACCTGCCCTGCTTGCGGCAATCATGACACAAATAGAGTTTCTGTCATTCGTCGAGTTTGCGGTTATTTAGGTAGCCCAGATGCCAGACCATTCAATGCAGGAAAACAGGAAGAAGTGAAGCGTCGTATCAAGCACTTAGGTAACGGCCAAATAGGTTAATGCTATGAATTATCACCAATATTATCCTGTTGATGTGGTCAATGGCCCAGGAACTCGCTGTACGCTGTTTGTCGCAGGCTGTGTTCATCAATGCCGTGGTTGCTACAACCAAAGTACATGGCGAGTGGATTCAGGCATACCATTCACCCAAGAAATGGAAGACCAAATTATCCAAGATTTGCAGGACACGCGAATCCATCGGCAAGGGCTTTCCCTTTCAGGCGGAGACCCGCTGCACCCAGCCAATTTACCTGCGGTGCTCAAGTTGGTAAAGCGCGTAAAAGCAGTTTGCCCAGATAAGGACATCTGGTTATGGACAGGATACACATTGGGTGATTTCACGCTTGAACAGCAAAAAGTGGTGAGTTTTGTCAATGCCGTGATTGACGGCAAATTCGAGCAAGATTTACATGACCCGCGCTTAATTTGGCGCGGTAGCTCGAATCAGGTAATCCACAGACTGCGTTAAATTTGCCGTTCCCAATATAGTTTGGTACCAAAACCTAATTTGTTATCCACCATTTTGACATTCTGCAAGTGAAGCTGCCAAACAGGCAGTTTCGCTGCTATTGCCACAGGAAAACGACGGCAGTAGAAACCGCGAGAGAGCTGTGCTTCCTCACTTTCTAATATTTTAATTTCACCTGTAAATTGAATACCTTGTATTGCATTCACAGCTTTGGTCTGTGCCGATATTGTGCCAGCAACCTGTGGGTTAGCCACCATCAATTGCCCATGTTTTGAATTTGGATCTGTCATTAAAATCAGGCACATCTTTTTCGCATCAAATGCATAGTAACAACTGGCAGGCCAGATATCATTGTTATGGTGAGCAAAAAGGGAAAAAACGTGTTGGCGGGCAATATAGCGTTGGATGTGTTTTAACGTTTGTTCAGGCGTCATAGCGGTTTCCATATAAACCCGTTCAGAACAAGCTTTCAGGGTATTCCCCTTAAGCTTGCTTAAACTGTTCTGAACGTAGGCATAAAATTCGCTATTACTATACTCTAACTAGCTGAAATATTAACCTAAATGTTTTTAGACTTATACGCCAACTAAATTCGAGTATTTATTCTAAATAATTCGAGTTGTAGCTAGGCGGCAAGTGAACGAGGCGCTAGGAGCATACATAAGTATGTGACTAGTGCGGATGAACGCGGCCAACAACGCTACGGCTCGAAGTATGACGAGTAAATATGACGAATAAATTTATTTGTAGATAGCCGCAGTACCACTCATGCTATTCTCACCGCCAGCTGAAATCACACGGAATGAAGTCGCACCAGCTTCATCAGCTTTTTTGGCCAATTGTGCGGTCAGGTCATTAACACTTACCGCACCAGTTACTGATACATAACCTGTTGCAGGTTGACTAGTATGTTGAACTTCTTCAGCGGCCATTGAACCAAATGAAACAGCACCTAAAGCCAAAGCAGCAGCAAATAATGTTGATTTTTTCATTGTACATTCCTTCTTGTAAACTTGATTTTTAGTTGGGATTTTTACTGTCCCTCTGTGATATGGATCATATTATGCGCTTTATTTTGAAAAGAAAATTAGCTAATTTTGCTATAGTTATTCAAATAATTTGAATGCTAACTTAAGTTGAGGTTACAAATTTGTGACAGTTTCATATCGTTTTTTATTTAAATTTTAATATGTTATAAATATCTTACTTAACGAATATATTCGTTGTAACCTTATATTTTTTTCTTATAAATCAGCACAGAATGATAAAAAAAACTCTAGAAAAAAAACAATTAAAACAAAGTGATTGGTATCTTTACTTAGTGAGAGAGAAAAATAACGCTTTGTATTGTGGTATCACCACCGATGTACAACGTCGTTTTGAACAACATAAGGCAGGAACAGGGGCAAAAGCATTGAAAGGAAAAATGCCACTAGAACTGGTATTTTCTTGTTTTATTGGTTCTCGCTCAGCCGCATCAAAAATAGAATATCAAGTTAAGCAACTGAATAAAAAGACAAAAGAAAGGCTGGTCATTGACCAGCCTGATGACCTAGTTAACTACTTAGCTAACTATAAGTTATTGAAGTGTGAAGGGTAAGTCACTAAACCTTGATGTTCCCCAATTTCGCCATTTTCTAAGCCACAAACCAAAAAGTGGGCTTGTTGTTCAGGCCATTGGCAACTTATACCGTGGGTTGCAGCTGGTTCAAAACCGAAACGTGAATAGTAGCGTTCATCGCCCAGTACAACGACCGCACCGTAACCAAACTCATTGAGGCTATCTAACCCTTCATAGACCAGTTTTTCTGCAATTCTTTGGCCTTGATGCGCTTTATTTACCGCTAATGGTGCAAGACCTACCCATTGTACGTCTTCCTCGTTAACGTCCACTGGCGTGAAGCCAACATAGCCGATCACTTCACCATCATCATTTGTTGCCACAACACCGAGCGTTAGCAAACCATCTTCACGTAAATGTTGAACAAGGTTAGCTTCCGCTTCAGTTGGAAAGGTTTCTCGCAATAATTTATCAATACCCATTGCGTCGACAGGGATTTCAACTCGGATTAGCATGATGTTAACACAGGCGATTTATGCTCTGCGTCCTCGCTTTCATGCACGGTTTTAATCACATCGGCCAATTGTAGCAAAGCAAAACGCAGTGGAGCTGGCATGTTTTCAAGCTCGAAAGCATCCATTAAATTCTTCACATAGAGGCCGAGTTCGGTATCCCCTTCAATCACCAGCCTACGCTGGAAAAAGAGTGTGTCAGGGTCTTCTTTACGTGCAGCAATCAGTACCAGATCATTCGCATTACCACTCACGCTAACATCCGCTTCTGCATGCTGTTTTACGGAGAGTTGGCCGCCCTGCAAACTGATAAACCAGACTAACGCTAAGTCACGAACCTCAACCTTTAGCCATTTGTCTTCAAGAAAATCCAGCTCCCCTTCCTTCACTGACTCACGAAATTGCCAGCTTAACAACTGTTCAAGGACCTGACGCTGCAGTGCGAATGGGGTCACTTTCAAAGGCAGTTTTAAAAATGAAGGGCCTTTTGTGATGAGTTGAGAACGAATTTTACTTAACACAGTACTGACTCCCGTAGTAATTGTCTGCCCGTTTTCGTGTAACTACTTAACAACAGTAGCAGCTCGAATTATTTAGGGTAACATATTGCATATTTAGATGGTTAAATTTTCAACGCTAATAACTCCATTTTTTGAAGTCATTAACCTAACATTTGACTCATGATGAGTTATCTTGCCAAAAAATGATATTATTGGTTTGATCCTATATCAACTTTTGCCCATCCAGCCAATATTTATTTCTCACATCCCTTTGATAAAAACTATCTCTAATTACCTATTTTCTCCAATAAACATTCAAAAATCAGTCAAAAATAATTCATACTCCATATTTATAAAACTTATTCTCTGATATTTGGTGAAGTCTCTTTATTACCCACCAGCCTCCTTATTTCCTTAACGACCTTAATTAACGAATACTGATATCCATTAACAATTTCTCTGCTCTAAATCAAAATCTATAACAGTTCTGTTGACTAGAATGTCAGCTGTTAAATTTTATACAGGGATAGGACAATGGAATTACTCTGCCCCGCAGGGAATTTGCCCGCTTTAAAAGCGGCTGTCGATAACGGTGCTGATGCCGTTTATATTGGATTAAAGAATGATACCAATGCGCGCCATTTCGCAGGGCTTAATTTTACGGAAAAAAAACTGCACGAAGCAGAGCGCTATATTCATAACCGTAAACGTAAATTACATATTGCGATTAATACGTTTGCGCATCCTAATGGTTACGAACGTTGGCAAAACTCCGTCGATCTTGCAGCAGATCTCGGTGCCGATGCGTTGATCTTAGCCGATATCGCAATGTTAGAGTACGCTGCAAATAAATACCCGCATATTGAAAGACATGTTTCAGTTCAAGCCTCTGCCACCAATACAGAAGCCATTCGCTTTTATCAACGCAATTTCGATGTGCATCGCGTCGTACTTCCTCGCGTTTTATCTATTCATCA is drawn from Providencia huaxiensis and contains these coding sequences:
- the nrdD gene encoding anaerobic ribonucleoside-triphosphate reductase, which produces MGTVVIKRDGCQVGFDLPRIQEAVKRAAAAVNVKDDDYCLQVASAVTEQLCSRDRVDIADIQDAVENQLMAGPYKDLARAYIEYRHDRDSEREKRSQLTHDIRGLIEQSNVSLLNENANKDSKVIPTQRDLLAGIVAKHYAKQHILPRDVVIAHERGEIHYHDLDYAPFFPMFNCMLIDLEGMLTNGFKMGNAEIEPPKSISTATAVTAQIIAQVASHIYGGTTINRIDEILAPYVAISYEKHLKVAKEWGIADAEGYAHNRTDKECYDAFQSLEYEVNTLHTANGQTPFVTFGFGLGTSKEARLIQQSILKNRIAGLGKNRKTAVFPKLVFAINDGLNHKLGDPNYDIKQLALECASKRMYPDILNYDRVVDVTGSFKTPMGCRSFLGVYEENGQQIHDGRNNLGVISLNLPRIAIEAQGNEDAFWALLDERLAIAKKALMTRIARLETVKARVAPILYMEGACGVRLKADDNVAEIFKNGRASISLGYIGLHETINALFGTQTHVYDDEKLRKKAVEIVSRLRQATDEWKAQTGYGFSLYSTPSENLCDRFCHIDTAEFGVIQGVTDKGYYTNSFHLDVEKQVNPYDKIDFEASYPAIANGGFICYGEYPNLQHNVRALEDVWDYSYQHVPYYGTNTPIDECYECGFSGEFSCTSKGFTCPACGNHDTNRVSVIRRVCGYLGSPDARPFNAGKQEEVKRRIKHLGNGQIG
- the nrdG gene encoding anaerobic ribonucleoside-triphosphate reductase-activating protein, producing MNYHQYYPVDVVNGPGTRCTLFVAGCVHQCRGCYNQSTWRVDSGIPFTQEMEDQIIQDLQDTRIHRQGLSLSGGDPLHPANLPAVLKLVKRVKAVCPDKDIWLWTGYTLGDFTLEQQKVVSFVNAVIDGKFEQDLHDPRLIWRGSSNQVIHRLR
- a CDS encoding YhbP family protein; the encoded protein is MTPEQTLKHIQRYIARQHVFSLFAHHNNDIWPASCYYAFDAKKMCLILMTDPNSKHGQLMVANPQVAGTISAQTKAVNAIQGIQFTGEIKILESEEAQLSRGFYCRRFPVAIAAKLPVWQLHLQNVKMVDNKLGFGTKLYWERQI
- the bhsA gene encoding multiple stress resistance protein BhsA, producing the protein MKKSTLFAAALALGAVSFGSMAAEEVQHTSQPATGYVSVTGAVSVNDLTAQLAKKADEAGATSFRVISAGGENSMSGTAAIYK
- a CDS encoding GIY-YIG nuclease family protein; this translates as MIKKTLEKKQLKQSDWYLYLVREKNNALYCGITTDVQRRFEQHKAGTGAKALKGKMPLELVFSCFIGSRSAASKIEYQVKQLNKKTKERLVIDQPDDLVNYLANYKLLKCEG
- a CDS encoding GNAT family N-acetyltransferase, whose protein sequence is MLIRVEIPVDAMGIDKLLRETFPTEAEANLVQHLREDGLLTLGVVATNDDGEVIGYVGFTPVDVNEEDVQWVGLAPLAVNKAHQGQRIAEKLVYEGLDSLNEFGYGAVVVLGDERYYSRFGFEPAATHGISCQWPEQQAHFLVCGLENGEIGEHQGLVTYPSHFNNL
- the ubiT gene encoding ubiquinone anaerobic biosynthesis accessory factor UbiT, with the translated sequence MLSKIRSQLITKGPSFLKLPLKVTPFALQRQVLEQLLSWQFRESVKEGELDFLEDKWLKVEVRDLALVWFISLQGGQLSVKQHAEADVSVSGNANDLVLIAARKEDPDTLFFQRRLVIEGDTELGLYVKNLMDAFELENMPAPLRFALLQLADVIKTVHESEDAEHKSPVLTSC